The following DNA comes from Quercus robur chromosome 1, dhQueRobu3.1, whole genome shotgun sequence.
agaaaaagaaaaagaaaaagaaaaagataaaaaagcatgtctttctatctttttcttcaagGCCCACTTGCCTCTCTCTGTCTTAATAGTGGGCTAGGATAAAGGCTGGACCCAACACAGCCCAGGTTCCTCGTTGGAAAATGCTAAGCTCAACTTCACTTGatatctttttacattttatgtgaattttgttaaattcacagttaaattacattttattcttatattctgtatatttgtaaaattttaaaaaaatgaaagattaataactataacatcaatcaattgtttaaattgcaaatttttgtaatctaaaattacgCATAAGAAAATATGTTTATGgatcatattataaataatatctgattacCACAAACTTTAACATGTGTGTTAAAAGTTAAAGAACTTAAAatctaacgattagattttcaaaatatgcaataatgttaatttttaaaaaaagaaaagaaaattgtagcCTTAAactacaactaaatttatagTCAAACTTTGTCCATCCATCTTTACTACTTCTTCTTATAAAAACTAGATAATACcacaaaactacaaaaattttgataaatacaaTAGAATTTCGTCTCTTGCCCCACTTTCCTCTCTATGCTAAAGACCTTAGTCTAGCTTAGTTAACATTTTCATAATCCAATCTAATCTAATTttggtttaggaaatatttatagaaactttttattggattaaaaaaataaaagtttttcaatAATGGGGTTATGCTAAAAACGCATCGCAAAAGGTTTGAGATCATTGATGGGGTTTCCCGTCCCCAAACcttttgaaaaatcaatataaaatgCATATTTAGCAAGCTCCAATTGCTCCCTTGTTAACTTCTGTTAAGGTGAGTTATTATTCACAGAGAGAAAATTCTCATTACTTAGGTGTGAGATCATTCGTGGGGTTTCCCCTTTCCAGACCTTTTAAGTATCAATACAATATGCATATTTAACAAGCTTTATTGCTCCCTTGTTTAGCATTTGTCGAGGTGGGCTGTTAttcaaagattttaaaaaaaaaaaaaatccttgcaTACCATTGCATTTTAGAGCTAGTACTTCAtatcaattgtaaaaaaataaaaataaataaataaatacaaacctggtatttcataaaataattgtcGAGGTCCAAAATGTGCAACAAGAAGGAGTAGCCTATGGAGATAAAGAAGGACGTGGGCCTTAGAGAAGGGAGACCTGGTCCATGGAGTTGAAGAGGGATTTGGGCCCTGGAAGAATCAAAAGGCCCAACAAAAAGGGCGTTACATgacagaaagaagaagaagaaagtacaAGAAATGATAGGATGGGAAGAGAAGGCCCCAAGAAAAGTGCAAATGACTTTAGATTAGCCTGAAAGCAAGTCCTTGGAAAAACCCACATTTATAACAGGGAAGCCCCAAAAATGGTGCAGATGACTCGAGATTAGTCTAATAAGGAAGAGTCAACATCAAGACCATAGAAGCTTTGAAATGTCCCTATTTAAGCcttagagcaaccacatcagctCATGGAAAAGATTCCGtctattttatacaaaaaatctactttttctattttacaccattatttttacaaaacacccacatcagtttatctattttacaagacttttcaataaaatattcattattcatcaattttttattattttccctaatggttatacttttttaatttaaacttatattttaagtaAACTACCAACACCGGTGGCTCGGCCAATGGAGCCGCTTGTGGTGGAGATCTGATGGCCCACCGGATTGGTGTCCCCGACCATTGTACTGCCATCACCGGTGGGCCGATTGTTGTAATAGTGGCTCCGACGACCGCCGCCGAATCGATGTCTCCGACGATCGCCGCCGAATCGATGTCTCCGACCGCCGTATTGCTAGAATCGGTGACCGAATTGATGTTGTCGAATCGATGTCTCCGATCAAcggtcatatttttttttttgccccaacggtcataatttttattgttatatccaCCAGtcataattttgaaattcaaacggtaaattcaaacctaactttaaacccaatggtaaattcaaacataaatgtcatatttttttaactttaaatccaatggtaaattcaaacctaaatgttatattttttaactttaaacccaatggtaaattcaaacctaaaggtcatatttttttaactttaaactcaatggtaaattcaaacttaaaggtcatatttttttttttaactttaaacccaatgataaattcaaacctaaaggtcatatttttttttaactttaaacccaatggtaaattcaaacctaaatgtcatatttttttttttaactttaaacccaatggtaaattcaaacctaaagatcatattttttttaactttaaacccaatgataaattcaaacctaaaggtcatattttttttaactttaaatccaatgataaattcaaacctaaaggtcatattttttaactttaaacccaatggtaaattcaaacctaaaggtcaaaattttgaaattcaaacttAAGTCACATTCTTGCTCTATAAATATGaccattttctctctaatttccaTCCACTTCTACAAAATTATCTATTCCATTCggtttttgttctctcttaaTGGATTTCCATTATGAcatttgtagggacacgatttatttaacggcccaagaatgacgttgagCTCGTAAGcaaagggccccaacaatatgatttgtagagagtgggcttgaaaggcatgaccttggacACAGGTGGACGGTTTAATCGTGGCGTCTATGGAAGTTCCTATATGGGcgggcttggcttgactagctaagccctccattagtacgggttgtaggacttaaGTTCTCGGACGCTGTCCGAAGAGCCTTATAtccttccctttctcccttTCACTGAGGGAGGCTGTCCACTTTTCTTCTggggggtttttccttttatactagtgtttgtttccccctttagagtccacgtgtaagtttcacttttctggggtgcagacctgtcctgtcaacccatacctcgAGTGGTTTGGGTTCGTTAGAAAAGTTAAAGGGTGTGGTTTAGAGTAtagacttgtcagatacagggttttgtattatgatgttggcaactttttcccttgccctgcccctacactcagtttgcccctttcttcaggcattttgtGAGGCGCCGAGCAtggggttgtcctcggcaatggctctccccggcttgggccctgggccctaatgtagagtgggcctgggccgcgaattctcTGCCCCCACaacattgattttatttttccaaatgatGAGCCTCCATTTGACTcatcttctgatgatgatgagatgGAACTTACTCTAGCTATTGCCATAGAAGAATTAAAGAATGAAGGAGCATCAACATCACGTCGTCATTCGGTTCAACCTCACAGGTTTATATGGCGTAATCCTTTGCAAGGTCATGATAGGCTTTTCCatgattattttgttgaaacacCAGTGTATCCTCCTAATGTATTTCGAAGGAGGTTTCAAATGAgttgttctctttttctatgTATCCATTCAAGAGTTAAAGCTACTGAACcatactttgttaaaaaaagaaatgcgGCTAACACACTCGGGTTGTCTTCCCTTCAAAAGATGACCGCTGCAATCAGAATGCTTGCTTATGGAGTGTTGGCTGATTTCATGGATGAATACATAAGGATTGGAGAAACCACTGCaataaaaagcttaaaaaaatttgttaaagcgGTAGTTTCAATCTTTTCTGAAGAGTACTTAAGGTCACCAAACAACAATGACATTGTAAGGTTGTTCGCGATTGGCCAACATCGTGGATTTCCAGGAATGCTAGGGAGCATCGACTGCATGCATTGGAAATGGAAGAATTGTCCAAGTAAGTGGAAAGGTCAATATATTGGTCATACACGTGATCCAACGATAATTTTGGAAATCGTGGCGTCTTATGACCTTTGGATATGGCATGCATTTTTTGGGTTACCGGGGTCTCACAATGACATCAATGTCCTAGGGCGGTCTTCTATATTTTCTGAGCTTGCTGAAGGGCGTGCTCCTCTGGTTAATTACTCGATAAATGGTAATAACTATTCGATAAGGTACTATCTTGCAGATGGTATATATCCATCATGGGCAACATTTGTCAAAACAATTCCAGCACCACAAGACCGCAAAAGACAACATTTTGCTTCCACACAAAAGGCGATCAGGAAGGATGTTGAACATGCATATGGAGTACTTCAAGCGCGATTTGCAATTGCGCGTGGGCCTACACGTTTTTTCCACCTTGAAATGCTTAAGGACATTATGATGGCATGTATAATATTGCATAATATGATTGTTGAAGATGAGTGACATACTTACCTTGGAGCAAATGACTTTGATTATGATCAAATCAACGATAATGGACCCGAACCGGTGTCACATAATCCCACTTATAACCTTATGCAGTTCATTGAATGTCATAATTCCATTAGAGATAGAGGAATTCATTCTCAACTTCAAGCAGATCTTGTCGAGCATCTATGGCAACTACAAGGCCAGTCGTAGGAATTTgtaattctaaatttctaagcATTACTACTTTTATTTAATGTGAACCTTTgttggaatttgaaattttctaagttTAATATTACTAAGTttccaaaaaattgagacaaCAAAAAGCCGTATATAAGTTGACAAACCCTTAGGTAAGTTTGTCAACTCAAGTTTAGTTGTAAACTTACACTAGATACTATCCTGATCATTGGTCATTTTTAACACAACTGTAGCTATTCAACAAAGCTTATTTGCTTAGTAAATCAGTATATGTAGCCTAAAGCAAACACCTTTTCTACCATACATTGACATTCTATACTTAATAATTCATTTGGTAAAAGTCCATTCATAATTTATAgttattcaataatttaaagCACAGCAAAACAATAATGTAGAAC
Coding sequences within:
- the LOC126723830 gene encoding uncharacterized protein LOC126723830; this encodes MAHRIGVPDHCTAITGGPIVVIVAPTTAAESMSPTIAAESMSPTAVLLESVTELMLSNRCLRSTSGPGPRILCPHNIDFIFPNDEPPFDSSSDDDEMELTLAIAIEELKNEGASTSRRHSVQPHRFIWRNPLQGHDRLFHDYFVETPVYPPNVFRRRFQMSCSLFLCIHSRVKATEPYFVKKRNAANTLGLSSLQKMTAAIRMLAYGVLADFMDEYIRIGETTAIKSLKKFVKAVVSIFSEEYLRSPNNNDIVRLFAIGQHRGFPGMLGSIDCMHWKWKNCPSKWKGQYIGHTRDPTIILEIVASYDLWIWHAFFGLPGSHNDINVLGRSSIFSELAEGRAPLVNYSINGNNYSIRYYLADGIYPSWATFVKTIPAPQDRKRQHFASTQKAIRKDVEHAYGVLQARFAIARGPTRFFHLEMLKDIMMACIILHNMIVEDE